A segment of the Triticum urartu cultivar G1812 chromosome 1, Tu2.1, whole genome shotgun sequence genome:
AATTCCGTTCCAATTTTTACCTCATGCGTCTTCACCTCATTCGCAGAACTAAAACCATCGGTAGGTAGCTGAACCTCATACCTCCTTTCCTGATTACCTACGAGTCTCACAGTGTGCTTCTTTGCTTTCTCTATCTTCTCTGCCATATACTCCATGACACGGCTACAGTAAGGTGTGTTCTGATTATCTATAATATGCTTCTTTGCTAACTCGTGTCGGTCTCTGAAATATCTCAAAGTGCCATGGAATACAGCCTCCACAATAGCTGTGAGTGGCAATGCTCTATTCCCTCTGAGTACAAAGTTATACACCTCTGCAAGGTTGGTTGTCATGTGGCCATACCTAGCTCCATGGGTGCCATGCAACAAAGACCAATTCACGGGAGGCTCTTTCTCTATCCACTCTGAAAAATCCTTTATTGCCCTCCCCTTCTTTCTCTTAGTATTAGGAGGGTCAATTGCTGGCAAGTCACAGAGACCAACTGGCTCCTCTAGCTCCGCCATGAGTGTTGCTAATTGTTGTTGGTCCTTTTCCATTTTCTTCCTGGCACGGACCTGCTTCTTAGTAAACTCATCAAGTTTTGACCAAATAAATTGGTATTTACGCTCCTGGTTCTGCTTGCACAATTTTCTAAACAAGTTCATCAACCGCTTGTTCTTAAACTGTGAGAAAAAGTTAGCCCCAAGATGGCGCATGCACCACCGGCTCTGCAAATCCTTCCAAGGTGTTGGTTCGTCTACTGTTGGATTCCTTAGTGTCTTCACAGCCTTCAATATACCAGCATGCCTATCATGAATGACACACACGTTTGGTCGATCCTTCACGATGGCAATTTTCACTTGCCGAAAGAACCACACCCAGCTCAGAAAGTTCTCACCCTCCACAAATGCCATGGCAAGTGGAATGATTTGATTGTTTCCATCCACGCCAATGGCAGTCAGGATTTGCCCTTTGTACTGACCAGTCAGGAATGTACCATCCACAAACATCACAGGAGGACAATGCCGGAAAGCTTCAATGCACATAGCGAAAGAGAAGAATACTCGTTTCAACACCTTGAAACCTGATATACTCAGCAACCTTGTATGTTGTACGTTAACATAAGTGCCGGGATTCCTCTCCTTCAGTACATCCAGGAGACGGACAACATTATCATATGAGTCAAAGAACGTCCCAAACCTTTCCTCCATAGCCTTCTGCTTAGCCCTCCAAGCCTTCCCATAACGAATGTCATAATTCCATCTGACCTTCACTGCTGTCTGGATGTGTTTTGCTTCCATATCTTTTTTCTCCACTATCTCAGTATACATGAGTTGCGCAATGAGAGTTGAAGTCAGGTTTGGATGACGAACCAACAAGTTTTTCCTCACACAATTATGTGGGACCACATTCGTGACAACCCAGTGGATGTTATACTTCGGCACGTGCCCGTGCACCTTCGCAGGACAACCTGTTTCAACACACTTCACGGTATAGTTTGTTGGGTTTGATCTGTCTGTCCGGAAAACCCTCTGAGTAGACATAGCCCACTTTATCACTGCATACTTCAATTTTTTCTTTGTATCAAACATAGCCCCTATCTGGACTTGGTTCAGATTATATTGCCATGGAGTCTCATGGCCATCGTTCACAGTAAGGCCGGTGGATATGTCCTGATTCCATGCAGAAGGAATCGGTACCTCCACTTCATCCTCAGAATTTTCAGAATCCAGATCCTCTGCATATCCATCATCGTTATCTTCCTCCATCACCCTCTGCATTTCATcgccttcctcatccccatcAGCAACACCAGAACCAGCTAATATTATCGATTGAATATTCTGCCCAGTATCATGACCACAAACATTGTCCAACATGTAGTCTGAATCCTTCTCGGTTTGGCTAGGATCCACATCCGGTGGCTGTGACCCGGATAAATGAATCTCGTTAGCAACTCGACTACCCTGGCCGGGTTCATACCCCACATGGAGTTGTACGGTATTCTCCTCCTTCGCCACTGGCTGCACTAGGACATATGGGTGGATTCTTCGGTCTCGGCAACGACTTAACAGGGTCAACCAATGCTGGCTCCTATCTATCGGCATCAACTCCCACTTGACATTTTTACAGGATTTGGTCCACAATGCATGAATACTGACGGAACATACTTCAGAATCCAACCCAAAACTAGTAGTCAACCAGTGCTTCAACTGTCTAATGTCCACTCTGTCCGGGTCTGAAAGTGTCATGACGCCATTTTTAAACTCGCTAAGATCAACCCCCAACTCATTATATCGAACATTACCAGGGCCATAGTAAACAGTCAAATTTACTGATACTGACATTTTCACCTGTCAGACATTGCCACCTTCCAATTAATCGCAATGAACAAATTGTTATCGGCTACACTAAATATCCGCTAAAATGCCAACACAAACCAATTAACACTAATAAAATGTGACGCGTGATTATACCTTCGACGCGTGTGGCCACCTCACGAAGAACTTGCACCAACAGACACCACCAACGCCACCCCCTCGGCGGCACGAAGCTGCACCTCCTCCTCACCAGCCaaaccgcctcctcctcctcagccCACCATGGCCTCTCCTCCTCACCCCATCATGACTCCACCTCACTTGTACGCACAAATAGCTATCCCATTGGGAAAAAATGACCGTAGGCCGGTGGAGATGGCTACGATCTATCGTTTCTGTGCTTTGGATTCGAAAATAGGTGGAGAAACGAAGAGATCAGCGAGGGGGGCGATGTACAGAGAGGAACGAGAGAGACAGAGGAAGAACAGCGAGAGGAGAAAGAAGATGCCGCTCGGGCCTTATCCGCTACTCTTCGGCCACTGGTAAGCCGAAGACCTCTTCGGTCGCTGGCTGGCCGAAGAGGCCCATCTTCGGTCGCTGGCTGGCCGAAGAGGCCCGTCTTCGGCCCAGTTCGCGCACGCTTCGGCCTGGCTTAACCGAAGACGTGTCTTCGGGCTTCCGTAGGCCGAAAAGGTCCACTTCGGCCAACCGTTGACCGACGGGCTGCTAGTTTTGCAAACAACGTATCGACACTGCTAGTTTCCGAAATTGCTATAAAAAACGTGCTACTTTTGAAAAAAAATCTCTTCTTGTTGAGCTCGATCATGTGTTTCTTTCTTTCGCGGTAGAAGATTAAGGGAACCAACCAACTCACGGGCCGTACCTTCTTGTTGCCGATCTCTTCCTAGCTACAGCTTGGATCCATGGGCTCCCCGCACAAAAATCTTGGATCCATGGACGCCAAGACGCCTCTTCTGCTGCTTGTGACGCTGGCCAAGACGATGGCcgctcgtcacctccaggaagcTACCCAGCTGGCCAGCGCTTGGGCGCTCGTCACCGCCGGACATTTCCCCTTCTCCTACGCCTTGGGCTCCGCCATCTTCTACGCACTCTGCTACCTGCAGGTAACACCTACGGCCCGTGCTTCTAGCTCTACCTCCACTACCCCGGCCCTTGGCTGGACGGATGCTGGATGCGCTATTAAGTTCGTCGTCCTGCAGCTGCTGTGCCGCGATTCATGAGAGCAGGAGGACGTCATGCACCGCGCCCTCTGGATCGGGCAGTTGTACTGCGCCGCACTCCAGGCGGCCGTGGCGGCGCTGGCTCTGCTGCTCCCGTGCCGTCGCCGCCGGATCCGCCCTGCCGTTGCCTACCTCGCGGTCGCGGTCGCCATCGTCGGCCACTGTTTGCTGGCCAGCATCGCGCCCCTCGCCGCCGACGCAGGACTAGGCTTGCTCGTCCCCTTGATCGTCTACGCCGTGGCGGCGCTGGTGCTGCTACTCCCGTGCCGTTGCCGCCGGATCTGCCATGCCCTCGCCTACCTTGCGCTTGCGGTCGCGGTGGCGGCCGTCGT
Coding sequences within it:
- the LOC125538446 gene encoding uncharacterized protein LOC125538446, which translates into the protein MHRALWIGQLYCAALQAAVAALALLLPCRRRRIRPAVAYLAVAVAIVGHCLLASIAPLAADAGLGLLVPLIVYAVAALVLLLPCRCRRICHALAYLALAVAVAAVVIGCCILASFVPIAVDTGLGRLRLILLVVYVAVMFTLAVGDLSFLALLLGGEFPWDC